A window of the Odocoileus virginianus isolate 20LAN1187 ecotype Illinois chromosome 20, Ovbor_1.2, whole genome shotgun sequence genome harbors these coding sequences:
- the LIG1 gene encoding DNA ligase 1 isoform X2 gives MQRSIMSFFQPKKEGKVKKPEKETSNSIREMESPPKVALKERNRVESEGDSPVKRPGRKATQVLGSEGEEEEEEAPTTPGSQKPASDSPQASPPSPVILPESSPSRSNPSPAVVSPSGIPKRRTARKQLPKRTFQDVLKEQDEDEDPETKKKKEEEEAETPTESLPEPEEGNKEEAEGRDQPPTPLEPQKTTTESSPESVSEPEVMVKQEPQEDGQAQLPPKAPKTLSSFFSPRKPAVKKEVKEEGPGALRKDETKGHLDPPSYNPAKNNYHPIEDACWKAGQRVPYLAVARAFEKIEEVSARLRMVETLSNLLRSVVALSPADLLPVLYLSLNRLGPPQQGLELGIGEGILLKAVAQATGRQLESVRAEVAEKGDVGLVAESSRSTQRLVLPPPALTAASVFAKFRDIAQLAGSASTTKKIDVIKGLFVACRHSEARFIARALSGRLRLGLAEQSVLAALAQAVSLTPPGQECPPTLVDAGKGKTAEARKTWLEEQGMILKQTFCEVPDLDRIVPALLEHGLERLREHCRLSPGVPLKPMLAHPTRGVSEVLKRFEEAAFTCEYKYDGQRAQIHVLEGGEVKIFSRNQEDNTGRYPDIISRIPKIKLPSVTSFILDTEAVAWDREKKQIQPFQVLTTRKRKEVDAAEIQVQVCLYAFDLIYLNGESLVREPLSRRRQLLRENFVETEGEFVFATSLDTKDMEQIAEFLEQSVKDSCEGLMVKTLDVDATYEIAKRSHNWLKLKKDYLEGVGDTLDLVVIGAYLGKGKRAGRYGGFLLASYDEESEEFQAICKLGTGFSDEELEEHHQRLQALVLPTPRSYVRADGAVAPDHWLDPSDVWEVKCADLSLSPIYPAARGLVDSEKGISLRFPRFIRVREDKKPEQATTSAQVAGLYRKQSQIQNQQGAEPDSEQEEFY, from the exons ATGCAGCGAAGTATCAT GTCATTTTTCCAGCCCAAGAAAGAGGGCAAAGTGAAGAAGCCAGAGAAGGAGACATCCAACAGCATCAGAGAAATGGAGTCCCCTCCAAA GGTGGCGCTGAAGGAGCGGAATAGAGTGGAGTCCGAGGGCGACTCTCCAGTGAAGAGGCCGGGGAGGAAGGCGACCCAGGTCCTGGGCAGCGagggcgaggaggaggaggaggaagccccCACTACCCCCGGAAGCCAG aaGCCTGCTTCAGATTCTCCACAGGCCTCACCTCCCAGTCCTGTCATACTGCCTGAGAGCAGCCCTTCCCGCTCCAACCCCTCTCCAGCGGTTGTCTCCCCATCAGGGATCCCGAAGCGTCGCACGG CCCGGAAGCAGCTTCCCAAACGGACATTTCAAGATGTGCTGAAAGAGCAGGATGAGGACGAGGACCCAGAAActaagaagaagaaggaggaagaag AAGCAGAGACACCAACAGAAAGCCTCCCAGAGCCTGAAGAGGGCAACAAGGAAGAAGCAGAAGGCAGGGACCAGCCCCCGACGCCCCTTGAGCCCCAGAAGACCACCA CAGAGTCCTCGCCAGAAAGCGTTTCAGAGCCCGAGGTGATGGTGAAGCAGGAACCACAGGAGGACGGCCAGGCTCAGCTGCCCCCCAAAGCACCAAAGACCCTCAGCAGTTTCTTCT CCCCCCGGAAGCCAGCTGtcaaaaaagaagtgaaagaagaagGACCTGGTGCTCTGAGAAAGGACGAGACCAAGGG ACACCTGGACCCACCAAGCTACAATCCTGCCAAGAACAACTACCATCCCATTGAAGATGCCTGCTGGAAGGCAGGCCAGAG gGTCCCTTATCTGGCTGTGGCCCGGGCGTTCGAGAAGATTGAGGAGGTCTCTGCTCG gctccGGATGGTGGAGACGCTGAGCAACCTGCTGCGCTCCGTGGTGGCCCTGTCACCTGCCGACCTCCTGCCCGTCCTCTACCTGAGCCTCAACCGCCTGGGGCCGCCCCAGCAGGGCCTGGAGCTCGGCATCGGAGAGGGCATCCTCCTCAAGGCAGTGGCCCAGGCCACGG GTCGGCAGCTGGAGTCCGTCCGGGCCGAGGTGGCCGAGAAGGGTGATGTGGGGCTGGTGGCCGAGAGCAGCCGCAGCACCCAGAGGCTCGTGCTGCCCCCGCCCGCACTCACCGCCGCCAGCGTCTTCGCCAAGTTCCGGGACATCGCGCAGCTGGCAGGCAGCGCT TCCACAACCAAAAAGATAGATGTCATCAAAGGCCTCTTTGTGGCCTGCCGTCACTCAGAGGCGCGTTTCATTGCCAG AGCCCTGAGTGGACGGCTGCGCCTCGGGCTGGCCGAGCAGTCGGTGCTGGCGGCCCTCGCCCAGGCTGTGAGCCTCACGCCCCCCGGTCAAG AATGCCCCCCCACCTTGGTGGATGCCGGGAAGGGCAAGACAGCAGAAGCCAGAAAGACGTGGCTGGAGGAGCAAGGCATGATCCTGAAGCAGACCTTCTG CGAGGTGCCTGACCTGGACCGGATCGTCCCCGCTCTGCTGGAACACGGCCTGGAGCGGCTCCGGGAGCACTGTAGGCTGAGCCCAG gggtTCCCCTGAAACCAATGTTGGCCCACCCCACCCGGGGTGTCAGCGAGGTCCTGAAGCGCTTTGAAGAGGCAGCTTTCACCTGCGAGTACAAATATGATGGGCAGAGGGCACAG ATCCACGTTCTGGAAGGCGGGGAGGTGAAGATCTTCAGCAGAAATCAGGAGGACAATACCGGAAGGTACCCCGACATCATCAGCCGCATCCCCAAG ATTAAACTCCCATCTGTCACATCCTTCATCCTGGACACAGAAGCTGTAGCTTGGGACCGGGAAAAGAAGCAGATCCAGCCATTCCAAGTGCTCACCACCCGCAAACGCAAG GAGGTGGATGCGGCAGAGATCCAGGTGCAGGTGTGTCTGTATGCTTTCGATCTCATCTACCTCAACGGAGAG TCCCTGGTACGTGAGCCCCTGTCCCGACGCCGGCAGCTGCTCCGGGAGAACTTCGTGGAGACAGAGGGTGAGTTCGTCTTTGCCACCTCCCTGGACACCAAGGACATGGAGCAGATTGCCGAGTTCCTGGAGCAGTCGGTGAAAG ACTCCTGCGAGGGGCTGATGGTGAAGACCCTGGACGTGGACGCCACCTACGAGATCGCCAAGCGGTCACACAACTGGCTCAAG ctgaAGAAGGACTACCTCGAGGGTGTGGGCGACACCCTGGACCTTGTAGTGATTGGTGCCTACCTGGGCAAGGGGAAACGGGCCGGCCGGTACGGGGGCTTCCTGCTGGCCTCGTACGATGAGGAGAGCGAGGAGTTCCAGGCCATCTGCAAG CTCGGAACTGGCTTCAGTGACGAGGAGCTGGAAGAGCACCACCAGAGGCTCCAG GCCTTAGTGCTGCCCACCCCTCGCTCCTATGTCCGGGCCGACGGCGCAGTGGCCCCCGACCACTGGCTGGACCCCAGCGACGTGTGGGAGGTGAAGTGCGCAGACCTCTCCCTGTCCCCCATCTACCCTGCGGCCCGGGGCCTG
- the LIG1 gene encoding DNA ligase 1 isoform X1, translated as MQRSIMSFFQPKKEGKVKKPEKETSNSIREMESPPKVALKERNRVESEGDSPVKRPGRKATQVLGSEGEEEEEEAPTTPGSQKPASDSPQASPPSPVILPESSPSRSNPSPAVVSPSGIPKRRTARKQLPKRTFQDVLKEQDEDEDPETKKKKEEEEAETPTESLPEPEEGNKEEAEGRDQPPTPLEPQKTTKSSPESVSEPEVMVKQEPQEDGQAQLPPKAPKTLSSFFSPRKPAVKKEVKEEGPGALRKDETKGHLDPPSYNPAKNNYHPIEDACWKAGQRVPYLAVARAFEKIEEVSARLRMVETLSNLLRSVVALSPADLLPVLYLSLNRLGPPQQGLELGIGEGILLKAVAQATGRQLESVRAEVAEKGDVGLVAESSRSTQRLVLPPPALTAASVFAKFRDIAQLAGSASTTKKIDVIKGLFVACRHSEARFIARALSGRLRLGLAEQSVLAALAQAVSLTPPGQECPPTLVDAGKGKTAEARKTWLEEQGMILKQTFCEVPDLDRIVPALLEHGLERLREHCRLSPGVPLKPMLAHPTRGVSEVLKRFEEAAFTCEYKYDGQRAQIHVLEGGEVKIFSRNQEDNTGRYPDIISRIPKIKLPSVTSFILDTEAVAWDREKKQIQPFQVLTTRKRKEVDAAEIQVQVCLYAFDLIYLNGESLVREPLSRRRQLLRENFVETEGEFVFATSLDTKDMEQIAEFLEQSVKDSCEGLMVKTLDVDATYEIAKRSHNWLKLKKDYLEGVGDTLDLVVIGAYLGKGKRAGRYGGFLLASYDEESEEFQAICKLGTGFSDEELEEHHQRLQALVLPTPRSYVRADGAVAPDHWLDPSDVWEVKCADLSLSPIYPAARGLVDSEKGISLRFPRFIRVREDKKPEQATTSAQVAGLYRKQSQIQNQQGAEPDSEQEEFY; from the exons ATGCAGCGAAGTATCAT GTCATTTTTCCAGCCCAAGAAAGAGGGCAAAGTGAAGAAGCCAGAGAAGGAGACATCCAACAGCATCAGAGAAATGGAGTCCCCTCCAAA GGTGGCGCTGAAGGAGCGGAATAGAGTGGAGTCCGAGGGCGACTCTCCAGTGAAGAGGCCGGGGAGGAAGGCGACCCAGGTCCTGGGCAGCGagggcgaggaggaggaggaggaagccccCACTACCCCCGGAAGCCAG aaGCCTGCTTCAGATTCTCCACAGGCCTCACCTCCCAGTCCTGTCATACTGCCTGAGAGCAGCCCTTCCCGCTCCAACCCCTCTCCAGCGGTTGTCTCCCCATCAGGGATCCCGAAGCGTCGCACGG CCCGGAAGCAGCTTCCCAAACGGACATTTCAAGATGTGCTGAAAGAGCAGGATGAGGACGAGGACCCAGAAActaagaagaagaaggaggaagaag AAGCAGAGACACCAACAGAAAGCCTCCCAGAGCCTGAAGAGGGCAACAAGGAAGAAGCAGAAGGCAGGGACCAGCCCCCGACGCCCCTTGAGCCCCAGAAGACCACCA AGTCCTCGCCAGAAAGCGTTTCAGAGCCCGAGGTGATGGTGAAGCAGGAACCACAGGAGGACGGCCAGGCTCAGCTGCCCCCCAAAGCACCAAAGACCCTCAGCAGTTTCTTCT CCCCCCGGAAGCCAGCTGtcaaaaaagaagtgaaagaagaagGACCTGGTGCTCTGAGAAAGGACGAGACCAAGGG ACACCTGGACCCACCAAGCTACAATCCTGCCAAGAACAACTACCATCCCATTGAAGATGCCTGCTGGAAGGCAGGCCAGAG gGTCCCTTATCTGGCTGTGGCCCGGGCGTTCGAGAAGATTGAGGAGGTCTCTGCTCG gctccGGATGGTGGAGACGCTGAGCAACCTGCTGCGCTCCGTGGTGGCCCTGTCACCTGCCGACCTCCTGCCCGTCCTCTACCTGAGCCTCAACCGCCTGGGGCCGCCCCAGCAGGGCCTGGAGCTCGGCATCGGAGAGGGCATCCTCCTCAAGGCAGTGGCCCAGGCCACGG GTCGGCAGCTGGAGTCCGTCCGGGCCGAGGTGGCCGAGAAGGGTGATGTGGGGCTGGTGGCCGAGAGCAGCCGCAGCACCCAGAGGCTCGTGCTGCCCCCGCCCGCACTCACCGCCGCCAGCGTCTTCGCCAAGTTCCGGGACATCGCGCAGCTGGCAGGCAGCGCT TCCACAACCAAAAAGATAGATGTCATCAAAGGCCTCTTTGTGGCCTGCCGTCACTCAGAGGCGCGTTTCATTGCCAG AGCCCTGAGTGGACGGCTGCGCCTCGGGCTGGCCGAGCAGTCGGTGCTGGCGGCCCTCGCCCAGGCTGTGAGCCTCACGCCCCCCGGTCAAG AATGCCCCCCCACCTTGGTGGATGCCGGGAAGGGCAAGACAGCAGAAGCCAGAAAGACGTGGCTGGAGGAGCAAGGCATGATCCTGAAGCAGACCTTCTG CGAGGTGCCTGACCTGGACCGGATCGTCCCCGCTCTGCTGGAACACGGCCTGGAGCGGCTCCGGGAGCACTGTAGGCTGAGCCCAG gggtTCCCCTGAAACCAATGTTGGCCCACCCCACCCGGGGTGTCAGCGAGGTCCTGAAGCGCTTTGAAGAGGCAGCTTTCACCTGCGAGTACAAATATGATGGGCAGAGGGCACAG ATCCACGTTCTGGAAGGCGGGGAGGTGAAGATCTTCAGCAGAAATCAGGAGGACAATACCGGAAGGTACCCCGACATCATCAGCCGCATCCCCAAG ATTAAACTCCCATCTGTCACATCCTTCATCCTGGACACAGAAGCTGTAGCTTGGGACCGGGAAAAGAAGCAGATCCAGCCATTCCAAGTGCTCACCACCCGCAAACGCAAG GAGGTGGATGCGGCAGAGATCCAGGTGCAGGTGTGTCTGTATGCTTTCGATCTCATCTACCTCAACGGAGAG TCCCTGGTACGTGAGCCCCTGTCCCGACGCCGGCAGCTGCTCCGGGAGAACTTCGTGGAGACAGAGGGTGAGTTCGTCTTTGCCACCTCCCTGGACACCAAGGACATGGAGCAGATTGCCGAGTTCCTGGAGCAGTCGGTGAAAG ACTCCTGCGAGGGGCTGATGGTGAAGACCCTGGACGTGGACGCCACCTACGAGATCGCCAAGCGGTCACACAACTGGCTCAAG ctgaAGAAGGACTACCTCGAGGGTGTGGGCGACACCCTGGACCTTGTAGTGATTGGTGCCTACCTGGGCAAGGGGAAACGGGCCGGCCGGTACGGGGGCTTCCTGCTGGCCTCGTACGATGAGGAGAGCGAGGAGTTCCAGGCCATCTGCAAG CTCGGAACTGGCTTCAGTGACGAGGAGCTGGAAGAGCACCACCAGAGGCTCCAG GCCTTAGTGCTGCCCACCCCTCGCTCCTATGTCCGGGCCGACGGCGCAGTGGCCCCCGACCACTGGCTGGACCCCAGCGACGTGTGGGAGGTGAAGTGCGCAGACCTCTCCCTGTCCCCCATCTACCCTGCGGCCCGGGGCCTG